Proteins encoded together in one Deltaproteobacteria bacterium window:
- a CDS encoding acyl-CoA dehydrogenase family protein encodes MDFTLTDSQQMYVDTVSRFVKNQIIPHVMELERKHTFPWDIVQKAWELGILNLSVPESIKGYEIDPVSTALIIKELSYGDTGISTSAMCNDLANTVIAQHGTDEQKAAFLGPFVEKPILASFCLTEPGAGSDNSAMTTFIKKGADGTYLLNGSKCFITNASYASQFTVFCKVGKPTGNFMACVIVPALPVLPSNSDHHLNEGREIPLPTGGKIIIGKPEDKLGQRLSNTAAVTFEDVVISDNQIIGDRRLGFKYVIDVLDYARPMVAAIGVGLAKRALDITLEYTKARKQFGQRICDLPVARETLVKMWKKVELSEMALMKAAFMVQERAEERGIYASLAKNVAAEAAIFCANEGLHLHGGYGFMSEYEISKLARDAHIIDIYEGVREVQNMIIGREIV; translated from the coding sequence ATGGATTTTACTCTTACAGATAGTCAGCAGATGTACGTGGATACAGTCAGCAGGTTTGTCAAGAATCAGATAATACCGCATGTTATGGAATTAGAAAGGAAACACACCTTTCCCTGGGACATTGTTCAGAAGGCTTGGGAACTTGGCATTTTGAATTTGAGCGTCCCGGAATCCATCAAAGGATACGAAATAGATCCTGTATCGACGGCCCTGATTATCAAGGAACTGTCCTACGGTGATACGGGAATTTCAACATCGGCAATGTGCAATGACCTTGCGAATACGGTTATAGCACAGCATGGCACGGACGAACAGAAGGCTGCTTTTTTAGGCCCCTTTGTTGAGAAGCCTATACTGGCCTCCTTCTGTCTGACGGAACCGGGCGCCGGATCTGATAACTCTGCAATGACGACATTTATCAAAAAGGGAGCTGATGGAACGTACCTTCTCAATGGCAGTAAGTGTTTTATTACCAATGCCTCATATGCCTCGCAGTTTACCGTTTTTTGTAAAGTTGGGAAACCGACGGGAAATTTCATGGCCTGTGTGATAGTTCCCGCGTTACCGGTGTTGCCTTCAAACTCAGATCATCATTTAAATGAAGGCAGAGAGATACCTCTGCCAACCGGCGGGAAGATCATTATCGGTAAGCCGGAAGACAAACTTGGACAGCGCTTATCAAACACAGCTGCCGTCACCTTCGAAGATGTTGTTATTAGTGACAATCAGATCATTGGCGATCGGCGATTGGGATTTAAGTACGTCATAGACGTTCTCGATTATGCGCGGCCGATGGTGGCAGCAATTGGTGTCGGTCTTGCCAAGAGGGCGCTGGACATCACCCTCGAATATACAAAAGCGCGTAAGCAATTCGGACAAAGGATTTGTGATCTGCCGGTTGCAAGAGAAACCTTGGTGAAAATGTGGAAAAAAGTGGAATTATCAGAGATGGCGCTGATGAAGGCGGCTTTCATGGTTCAAGAAAGGGCGGAAGAGAGAGGCATTTATGCTTCTCTTGCAAAGAATGTCGCCGCAGAGGCGGCAATTTTCTGTGCTAACGAAGGCCTTCACCTTCATGGCGGATATGGTTTCATGTCGGAATATGAAATTTCGAAGCTGGCAAGGGATGCTCACATCATTGATATTTATGAGGGTGTCCGGGAGGTTCAGAACATGATCATCGGAAGGGAAATTGTGTGA
- a CDS encoding ketoacyl-ACP synthase III, producing the protein MLYLHGLGHFYPDNIITNPFLEELDIGTSEEWILERVGIRTRRTVLPLDYIRTTKNRDPREALDAGLYNNTSTGTAAARMALDRAGLKPEDIGLVISGSSAPDSLSPAEATTIAAALGIEAPCFDLNSACTSFGMQIHFLSQMKPEALPPFTLVVNPENLTRSIDYSDRNTAVLFGDGSSAAVVSATVPSRAAFMACSCESKPSSCDKVSIPRMGYFQQDGNAVQGFAIRKTTEAIRILQDNFSVNGNRFIFVGHQANLGMLKTVCERTGILEQNHWHTVADFGNTGCSGAPAVLSQNWDELNPGDHVAIAIVGAGFTWVRMMLKVEEAS; encoded by the coding sequence ATGCTTTATCTTCACGGTCTTGGCCATTTTTACCCCGATAATATCATCACCAATCCATTTCTAGAAGAACTGGATATCGGAACATCTGAAGAATGGATTCTGGAGAGAGTCGGTATTCGTACCCGTCGTACCGTTCTTCCTTTAGACTACATAAGGACTACAAAAAACAGAGACCCGCGCGAAGCTCTAGACGCCGGCCTCTATAACAATACTTCGACCGGTACCGCAGCTGCGCGGATGGCGCTCGACCGGGCCGGACTCAAACCGGAAGATATCGGTCTTGTCATCTCCGGCAGTTCCGCCCCCGATAGTCTTTCTCCCGCAGAGGCAACAACCATCGCTGCGGCACTGGGAATAGAGGCTCCCTGTTTTGATCTCAACTCTGCCTGCACCAGTTTTGGTATGCAGATCCATTTCCTCAGTCAGATGAAGCCGGAAGCTTTGCCGCCCTTTACTCTCGTGGTCAATCCGGAAAATCTTACCCGTAGTATAGACTATTCCGACAGAAATACCGCCGTACTATTCGGTGATGGGAGTTCCGCTGCCGTCGTTTCAGCAACCGTCCCATCAAGAGCGGCCTTTATGGCATGTTCGTGTGAATCAAAACCTTCGTCCTGTGATAAGGTCAGTATTCCTCGCATGGGCTACTTTCAACAGGACGGAAACGCTGTACAGGGATTTGCCATCCGAAAAACGACAGAGGCCATTCGTATACTCCAGGATAATTTTTCTGTAAACGGCAACCGCTTTATTTTTGTAGGTCATCAGGCCAACCTGGGGATGCTGAAAACCGTCTGTGAGCGTACCGGCATCCTTGAGCAGAATCACTGGCATACAGTGGCGGATTTCGGCAACACCGGTTGTTCGGGAGCGCCTGCCGTTTTAAGCCAGAACTGGGACGAACTGAATCCCGGCGATCATGTGGCCATCGCCATTGTCGGGGCGGGATTTACATGGGTGCGTATGATGTTGAAGGTGGAAGAAGCATCATGA